The nucleotide sequence TCATTAAcgtttaaaacatttttttcgtACTTATTGTTTGTTCCATCTCGATGTTTTTGGTTAATATCGAGGTTATCCCATCGCTAGAAATTTAGTTAGCGAATGCAACCTCCTAGCTAGCCGATACACCCTCCTGACAAGAGAGGGTTTCTAAAAAGTACCCTAGATGGCGTCTTGAATCCTAATTGATTTTCCCTTTTCACCACCTCTGGCGCTTTGCAACAGTTCTTCTTACAGAAATGTTAAAACGCAACATTGTGTTAAAAATTAACAGTGAAAATTGATCACTTTTTGCTGTTAAATCTTGAATTGATTTTACaacaattaatattatttaacatttaatatttctgGCTAAGCCCACTTTTTTTTAACTAATGGTCCGATCTTAACAATTAGGAACCATAGTGTTGGACTTTGGTTGTGCTTACGAAGTAAGGAATTTAAATCTGAAGTCCTGAAGTCTCTCTAGGTTTTTTTAGTTCTCGAGATCACAACGTTCATTCGGACTGGCGGACGTGGTTAGATCGACTTTATAAAAGATCTTCTACCGGATTCATTATGTTCCCCGAATAAATTAATATGAATAAAATGGTTTTTAATGTGCAATCATTAGATTAGTCAGCTAAgcctttaaaatattgtttacaaATGTGAAACAATGGCAGCAATTTGCGAGATTTAAGAGATCAGTTGTCAAAGTATTTTCGGAACTCCTGGCATCCAGTCCAGTTGTCCTCCCAACCGGGTGTAAGCTTCTTGGTCTGCTCGTACCAGCGGGCCACATTAGCATACCGCCTGAAATCGAAACCGGCTACATCAAAGGTGGACACAGTGGCAAGAAAGGCAATATCAGCCAGACTATAATCCTCTCCAGCGCTGTAGGTCTGTCCCTCGAGGAAGGTGTTCAGGAACTCGAAGGCAACCTCGATCTTCTTGTAGCTCTCCTCATTAGCTGGCTTCTTAAGGAAAATCTGGGGATAATAGTACTCGGAGAAGCTCTTGTAAAGGGTGCCCATATCGAAGTACAAGCGCTGGTTAATCAAAGCCTGCTTCTGGACATCCTTGGGAAAGAGCTTGTCGTCCTTGCCGTACTTCTCCACCAGATACACCATGATAGCTCGCGATTCCCACAGAGCAAATCCATTATCATGCAGCGTGGGGATTGTGTGCTGGGGATTTATTTTGAGGTATTCCGGTTTGAATTGCTCCCCAGCACGGGTGTTAATAATCGTCTTCTTATCGAACTCCACACCCAGAGCCTTGGCTGTCATCAGAACAGAACGGCAGGGAGCAGATCCGGGTCTGTAGTATAGGTCCATTTTACGGTTGAGGGATTTCTGCAAAAAACAGCAATTCATCAAGATCAGGTGTCACTAGATGAATATAAAACTGAATAGCTAATCACTTTCTTTAATGGCACTAATGAATTTGGTGACGCCATCTGCAATAATAAATAGCGAAATTTGTTTCGGTAGCTGAACTTACGAGATAATCAACAATTCTTCTATGCTCCTCTGGAGTCGAAGAACGACAATCAACTGAAGAATTCTCTGCGGTTTAGCCGTGTTTTatacacacaaacaaacaacctGAAGATAACCACTGTATAAGTATTATGTGGGCTGATGGATCAATTAAGTACAGGTGTTAATACAtttaagtaaatttaaaattagttCAAGTGTTTTCTCAAAATTACCTTTGACGTTAACTGTTTTTGCTATCAGCATAATCTCAGTAGCTTACATTATAGCAGAAAGGCACGCAGCATTATCTTATCGCACTGAAAATGTTTGAGGTGTCGTACCTCAACGAATTTCACAAGAGTAGAGGCCCCCATGTCTTATCGCATTCCAAAAGTCAACGACTCTTTGACAACAATACTCTTAAAATAATACCAAATATGGGCCTCTTTATTCAAACAGTGCGTTAAATTCGCAGTGATAAACATAGTAATTAAATTAGAGCAAGTCATTGTTTGTTCAAAATGCCACCCAGATACAGCTTCTTATAGTACTCGCAGCCCTCCCAGTTTTCCTCCCAGCCGGGAATCACTTTCTTGGCGTTATCGTACCACCTGACCACATTtggatattttccaaagtCATATTCCGATATTTCGAAAGTGGAAACAGTGGCCAGGAGGGCAAAATCGGCCAGAGTCAGCTTGTTGAGGGCGGCGTACTGTTGGCCCTCCAAAAGAGTGTTGAACATTTCGAAAGCGGCATCGATCTTCTTGAAGTTCTCGGGATCAGCCGGCTTCTTCACGTCCTCGAACAACTGGGGATAGTAGTAGTAGACATAGCTCTGGTAGAGAGTGCCCAGATCGAAGAACAAACGCTGGTTGATCACGGCCCTCTGCTGGGGATCCTTCGGATAGATAGAGCCATCCTTGTCGTACTTCTCCGCCAGATAAATCAGAATGGCCCTCGACTCCCAAACGGCGAATTCGCCATCCACCAGAGTGGGAATCGTATGCTGGGGATTGAGCTTGACAAACTCGGGCTTCAGATGATCACCGGCATCCAAATCTACCTTCTTCTTGTTCAGTTCTAGTCCCAGGGCATGGGCAGTCATCAGTATGGATCGGCAGGGTGCCGAGTACAGCATGTAGTAAAGGTCCAACATGGTTCTTCAACGCCCTGTAAAATCGAACTGACTTAATATTTTCCTTAAATGAGTCTTATATACTTGAAGCCCCTCTTCAACGATTACTAGATTATTTACAATCTTGTATCAATGATCTTTTTGGTACTGATTCCTAGAAGTTTCCAAGTCTATAAAAAGTATCATGATTACAAGCTTTTGCTAACATTTCTTGAGAagataaataataataatattggaTTGTCTCTGCTCTTATGGGTTTGTTGCCAAGCAGTTTTTGTTTGAATTTCTAAGCTGGTTATCAGTAAGGTATAAATATGTACATGTTTCCTGTGAACGTGATAAGATTGTAATTACATTGTATTTTCTAAACATTGGCgtaaaataataaatcatTTGAGGAATAGAAAGTATACTCTCTATAGAGAAAACAAATCCATTAAGTATAATAGCATAACCaaaaaatgcaattaaaactaaattttgTGTGTATTTCATGATGCAATATAATAGGTTCCCAGACTATCTAACTTTTAAGTTTAACTGGGGTAATTTTCCACCTTTTCTCTAGTGATTTTTATTCGTGGCTTCCGGCTGTCTCCATTCACCAATTCACACTGACGAAAAGCCGGCAAGTAGCGCAGCCTTTATTGCTTATTTTGCATGAAAAGAGGCCGATTCAGGGAAATTCAGAATAGCACACTCTTTCCGAATCGAAAGAGAGGAAATCGCACCAGAAGAGCACCCACTTATCCAATTGTTGCTccccacatccacatccaccaTATAGTATAGACATCTAAAAAACACTTTTGTATTTTGTGCATTCAAAAAAGCGAACACTTATTTATTGTCTTTAGAGACAGGCGAATTTGGAATTGTTTTTGTGAACGTGAATATAAATACTACATCAAATGTACGGGGTGTAAAAGGGGTGAGTATCAGGCTTAATCGAAGAACTTCTTGAACTCCAGGCACCCGGCCCAGTTGTCCTCCCACCCGGGGGTGACCTTCTTGGCGTTCTCGTACCACTTGTTCACGTTGGCGTACTTGCTGATCTCGAATCCGGCCACCTCGAAGGTGGAGACGGAGGCCACCAGGGCGATGTCGGCCACGGTGAGCGAGTCGCCGGCGGCGTACTCCTGGCCCTCGAGGAAGGTGTTCAGGAACTCGAAGGCGGACTCGATCTTCTTGAAGGCCTCAGGATCGGCGGGCGCCTTGGCGAACACCTGCGGGTAGTAGTAGTTGGCGAAGCTCTGGTACAGGGTGCCCATGTCGAAGTACAGCCGCTGGTTGATCACGGCCCGCTTCTTGGGGCACTTGGGGTACAGCGAGTCGGTCTTGCCGTACTTCTCCACCAGGTAAACCTGGATGGCACGCGACTCCCACAGCGCGAAACCGTTGTCCACCAGAGTGGGGATAGTGTGCTGGGGATTGATCTTCAGGAACTCGGGCTTCAGGTGCTCGCCGGCCTGCAGGTTGAGCAGCTTCTTGTTCAGATCGACGCCCACGGCCTTGGCGGTCATGATCACGGAGCGGCAGGGGGAGGAGCCGGGCAGGTAGTAGAAGTCAACCATGTTTCTGGAATGGTTCAGAAAAATGGGGGTTAGTAATTATTTACTGTTTATAAAAAggcctaaaatatttaaaaaaaaaaaacactcgGATAAGTAAAACCATTTTAGTAGCATCACCAATTTAAAAGTCAAAATCCCAATTTTCTTTGGTAAGAAAACTaatagaaatatatataatagtCCGCCATTTTATATGGGAATGAAAACTAGTTCTCAAAAGCCTACACTAACTCTTTTTTACATATCGAAAATCAAATAATTAATCATTTTTCCAGGCAAATTAAGGTAACGCTCTCATACAcatattataatttatattttttcttatatAGCAAGTTTTGTATTCCACTTTGGTATACTTTTCCTATATGGCGTGCTAAAAGGCGCACAGAATAGATCAGCAAAGATATGCCGTAATTAGACGCGCTCTATAATTACGAGTTCAGACAAAAGCTGACTTTAATTGGGGCCGTCGTTACAGAAATTCACTTGGCCAACAGACTCCCAGGGAATGATGTCATATCTGAGCTGTGGTTCTTTCAACTATTTGAGCTTTTTGGTAAATTTCCATGCGAATTCCTTGAACATATTGTTTCTTTATAGTATTTTTTGCCTGGACACGGACACAACACAATCACAATAGTTATAGAGGGTCGGAACTTACAGTTTGTTTGTTGGAAATCTCGCGATGTGCACTGTACCAGATGAGAAGTAGTACTGAACGGGATTCGGAGAGCGGTTCGACTTTTATAGCATTCGGTGGCGGTCGCCATAATGCCGGCAAACAAGAGTTGTTGTTTGACGCCCCGAGGGGTGGCAGTGGGCAGGGGGCGTGGCTGTGGTGGGGTGGGAAGGCGAGGGGAGTCCCCATGAAGAGAGACAACCGCTAGTTGTTTTCGTGTCTGGGTTTTTtgtcttttattttctgcCTTGCCTACACATACCACTAATATCAGGCAAAAATGTGACGTTAGCAGCGTGATTAATACGGGTATGTGGAGCCGTGTGCAAGTGTGTTGGTGATTTGGCGCAGGTTGCATTTAGACCCCCCTCACCATCCCGCTCCAAAAAGAAAGCTGCAACTTTCTAATGATCCTCCAATGGAACGCTGCATTTTTCCTCTCTTTAGAACACATTTGTCCGTTGATTATTATCtcactttttatattttcatacCCGTGCTGTAGGTACTCCaagttttataaaatgtttgtACGGCAAGGTGGAGAGATATTCTTTCTTATAAAGATCATTATTATTCATCATCACTTCCAAAGAGTACACAACTATCATTAATCATAtctgttttattttaataatttgatTTTCAATGTTTCAAGATATTGTGTAGTCCTCTAGTCTTTGTTGGAGGAACGTTTCAAAAACAttagtttattaaacttttcTAAAGAAAAATCCTATAAGTGTATAAGCCCTTCGACTTACTAAAGTTGCCTTGCCTTCTCGCTCACATTAAATGCACTCAACTTGCTTGGATACACATTTTTGCATTTC is from Drosophila suzukii chromosome 3, CBGP_Dsuzu_IsoJpt1.0, whole genome shotgun sequence and encodes:
- the LOC139353192 gene encoding glutathione S-transferase 1-1-like, with protein sequence MDLYYRPGSAPCRSVLMTAKALGVEFDKKTIINTRAGEQFKPEYLKINPQHTIPTLHDNGFALWESRAIMVYLVEKYGKDDKLFPKDVQKQALINQRLYFDMGTLYKSFSEYYYPQIFLKKPANEESYKKIEVAFEFLNTFLEGQTYSAGEDYSLADIAFLATVSTFDVAGFDFRRYANVARWYEQTKKLTPGWEDNWTGCQEFRKYFDN
- the LOC108007821 gene encoding glutathione S-transferase 1-1; the encoded protein is MLDLYYMLYSAPCRSILMTAHALGLELNKKKVDLDAGDHLKPEFVKLNPQHTIPTLVDGEFAVWESRAILIYLAEKYDKDGSIYPKDPQQRAVINQRLFFDLGTLYQSYVYYYYPQLFEDVKKPADPENFKKIDAAFEMFNTLLEGQQYAALNKLTLADFALLATVSTFEISEYDFGKYPNVVRWYDNAKKVIPGWEENWEGCEYYKKLYLGGILNKQ
- the LOC108018357 gene encoding glutathione S-transferase 1-1, producing MVDFYYLPGSSPCRSVIMTAKAVGVDLNKKLLNLQAGEHLKPEFLKINPQHTIPTLVDNGFALWESRAIQVYLVEKYGKTDSLYPKCPKKRAVINQRLYFDMGTLYQSFANYYYPQVFAKAPADPEAFKKIESAFEFLNTFLEGQEYAAGDSLTVADIALVASVSTFEVAGFEISKYANVNKWYENAKKVTPGWEDNWAGCLEFKKFFD